Proteins encoded in a region of the Deltaproteobacteria bacterium genome:
- the chrA gene encoding chromate efflux transporter, translating into MKNMEDQTPHPSFWEGFKFWLKLGFISFGGPTGQISIMYQELVEKKKWVSNNRFLTALNYCMLLPGPEAHQLAIYIGWLLHKNSGGVVAGIFFVLPSIFILLGLSTIYAAFGNIPWIAGIFMGLKPAVMAIVVTAVINIGKKALKNEVMAILSALAFMAIFFLKIPFPLIVIGAGVIGLAGSVWLPSKFIVIKDKGEAYEEAYVQVCEDPISCHIIPSKKRNVYLIMIFLFLWTFPFLALFLIRSTPVFITAGVFFTKAAFLTFGGAYSVLAYIAQAGVEQFHWLTAPQMLDGLGLAETTPGPLIMVVQFIGFMAGWNHPGNLTPFWGGLVGSLIATYFTFLPSFLFILLGGPYIEKFSGNKKISSTLSAITASVVGVVLNLAVWFGIQILFPETNGFNWFGAGVGLVSFVALQWGKIGMIPVILASGGMGLIWNLFLL; encoded by the coding sequence ATGAAAAATATGGAAGACCAGACCCCCCATCCTTCTTTTTGGGAAGGCTTTAAGTTTTGGTTAAAATTGGGGTTCATCAGCTTCGGAGGTCCGACCGGCCAAATCTCGATAATGTACCAGGAATTGGTGGAGAAGAAAAAATGGGTCTCCAATAACCGGTTCCTGACAGCCCTAAATTACTGCATGCTGCTGCCCGGTCCGGAAGCCCACCAACTGGCCATTTACATCGGATGGTTGCTTCATAAAAATTCGGGCGGGGTTGTGGCCGGGATTTTTTTTGTCCTGCCTTCCATCTTCATCCTTTTGGGATTAAGCACTATCTATGCCGCTTTCGGAAATATCCCCTGGATTGCGGGTATTTTTATGGGCCTGAAACCAGCGGTCATGGCCATTGTCGTCACGGCGGTCATCAATATCGGGAAAAAGGCTTTAAAGAATGAAGTCATGGCTATCCTATCAGCCTTGGCCTTCATGGCCATTTTCTTTTTAAAAATTCCCTTTCCCCTGATTGTCATAGGGGCCGGCGTGATCGGGTTGGCAGGAAGCGTCTGGCTGCCAAGTAAGTTTATCGTCATCAAGGATAAAGGGGAGGCCTACGAAGAAGCTTATGTCCAGGTGTGTGAAGATCCAATCTCCTGTCATATAATCCCATCAAAAAAACGAAACGTTTATTTAATAATGATTTTTCTTTTTTTGTGGACCTTTCCTTTTCTGGCCCTCTTTCTAATACGGTCAACGCCTGTATTTATTACCGCAGGGGTCTTCTTCACCAAGGCGGCTTTTTTAACCTTTGGGGGGGCCTATTCGGTGTTGGCCTATATTGCTCAAGCCGGGGTTGAACAATTCCATTGGCTGACGGCCCCTCAAATGTTGGATGGGCTGGGGCTGGCGGAAACCACTCCGGGACCTTTAATTATGGTTGTCCAGTTTATCGGTTTTATGGCCGGGTGGAATCACCCCGGCAACCTCACGCCATTTTGGGGTGGACTTGTCGGCTCTTTGATAGCCACCTATTTTACTTTCCTGCCCTCTTTTCTCTTCATTTTGTTGGGAGGGCCTTATATTGAAAAATTCAGTGGAAACAAAAAGATCTCCTCGACCCTTTCGGCTATAACCGCTTCTGTGGTTGGCGTTGTTTTGAACCTCGCGGTCTGGTTCGGCATACAGATCCTTTTCCCGGAGACCAACGGGTTTAACTGGTTTGGTGCGGGGGTAGGATTGGTTTCCTTTGTGGCCCTGCAATGGGGAAAGATCGGCATGATACCGGTTATCCTGGCCTCCGGGGGTATGGGCTTAATTTGGAATTTATTTTTACTCTAA
- a CDS encoding pyruvate, phosphate dikinase, translated as MGRFLKLFSKGDSCRLLVNLEGKHVSRYQFFKSLLEHNHACLSFIAGLEQMYYSGRPFSLVEVRKKVQDLSAELKALLADFDILSESKFSSLSGVYQRLQQELAQELSPMIAFSSQELVLTLEALTPEKRSLVGAKAGNLSAIKNDLQVPVPEGFAVTAVAYEKFIEENKLAKPIEIELSLFDPESLNGMEKIGTTLMTMILQASVPENIQKAILEAYDSLEERSGKDLRISMRSSAIGEDTEAGFAGQFQTVLNVRRENILEAFKTVLASKYSARALLYRYQQGFIDQLTPMGVAGIEMIDAKTSGVLYTRDPEDPESTHLKISSIWGLGEHLVDGSASPDQFLVDRETMEIKKKVTSRKDHRLISSPQGGTMLEEVPEQEKGMPSLSDDKVIQLAHYGLRLEKYFGSPQYIEWAMDQGDRLFILQSRPLNLPNRKPEQIEIRRDLPNHPILLSKGQVASPGIAAGPVYLLKEEGDLENIPQGSILVAKTASPNYARLMGKIKGIITDIGSITSHLASVAREFGIPAIFDTDKATSTLAHGDQVTLQGETTTVYKGIVEELVGNFQLPQNRIFESPVHHRLRTILDLISPLNLTDPHHPSFSPEGCRTFQDLVRFTHEQAVKEMFGLVDTAGSKSVAIRLKTNIPLVLYLLDLGGGLKEGLSTCDSINPDHIESIPMKAVWKGFTHPGITWAGSINFDMKKFMTLMAVAATSEFGETPGGDSYALLSRDYLNFSAKFGYHFATVDCLCGEYSSQNYIALQFAGGAGNYRGRSLRVIFLADILKKLGFEITIQGDLLEASLIGYNRRSMEEKLDQVGRLLACSRLLDMALNSQGDIQRLTDRFFKEEYDFLTGPQQERLEGFFVQTGEWKQSTEDGQTVFLQDGSKSGLFLFSGLVGAVSKVVGTSTQELLDNIEAYYYFPLAIAKNSEMADGMAQVQVKAIKGSIDRAGGLAFGIKNSGNYLVFRINALEDNVILFEYINNKRFQRASVKIKIDSNRWYGLKVEIKGPHLTGYADDEPVLEYEAQTPIKGHVGLWTKADSVTVLRELTYGGQKKI; from the coding sequence ATGGGAAGATTCCTGAAACTTTTTTCCAAAGGGGATAGCTGCCGGTTGTTGGTCAACCTCGAAGGAAAACATGTCAGCCGGTACCAATTTTTTAAATCCCTTCTTGAACACAATCATGCCTGCCTCAGTTTCATTGCCGGGCTGGAGCAGATGTATTACAGTGGCCGTCCTTTCAGTCTCGTCGAAGTTCGGAAAAAGGTCCAAGATTTATCCGCTGAACTCAAGGCCCTGTTAGCTGACTTCGATATCCTGTCGGAAAGTAAGTTTTCTTCTCTATCCGGGGTCTATCAAAGACTTCAGCAGGAACTGGCTCAGGAGCTAAGCCCTATGATTGCCTTTTCATCCCAAGAACTGGTATTGACTCTTGAAGCCCTTACCCCCGAAAAGCGAAGCCTGGTCGGAGCGAAAGCAGGTAATTTATCCGCCATAAAAAATGACCTCCAGGTACCCGTTCCGGAAGGCTTTGCCGTCACAGCCGTAGCATACGAAAAATTCATTGAAGAAAATAAGTTAGCCAAGCCCATTGAGATAGAATTGTCCCTGTTCGATCCCGAGTCGTTGAATGGAATGGAAAAAATCGGCACAACGCTCATGACCATGATCCTCCAGGCCAGTGTACCGGAAAATATTCAAAAGGCTATTTTAGAAGCTTATGATTCCCTGGAAGAACGATCCGGAAAAGACCTGAGGATTTCCATGCGCAGCAGTGCCATTGGCGAGGACACGGAAGCCGGGTTTGCCGGTCAATTTCAAACCGTATTGAATGTCAGGCGGGAAAATATTTTAGAAGCCTTTAAAACCGTCCTGGCCAGTAAATATTCTGCGAGGGCGCTGCTTTATCGATATCAACAGGGATTTATTGATCAACTGACCCCCATGGGTGTAGCCGGCATAGAGATGATTGATGCCAAAACAAGCGGGGTACTCTATACCCGTGATCCGGAAGATCCGGAGTCCACCCATCTGAAAATCAGTTCCATTTGGGGCTTAGGAGAACACCTGGTGGATGGCAGCGCCTCCCCGGATCAGTTCCTGGTGGATCGAGAAACGATGGAGATCAAAAAAAAGGTAACCAGCAGGAAAGATCATCGACTGATCAGTTCGCCCCAGGGGGGCACGATGTTGGAAGAAGTTCCTGAGCAGGAGAAGGGGATGCCTTCCCTTTCAGATGACAAGGTCATCCAATTGGCACACTATGGATTAAGGTTGGAAAAATATTTTGGCAGTCCCCAGTATATTGAATGGGCCATGGATCAGGGCGATCGATTATTTATTCTTCAATCACGTCCCTTGAATCTTCCTAACCGCAAACCGGAGCAGATCGAAATTCGGCGAGATCTCCCCAATCACCCAATCCTCCTTTCCAAAGGCCAAGTCGCCTCCCCGGGCATTGCCGCCGGGCCGGTTTATCTATTAAAGGAAGAAGGGGACCTTGAAAATATTCCCCAGGGTTCCATACTGGTGGCCAAAACGGCTTCTCCCAATTATGCCAGACTGATGGGCAAGATTAAAGGGATCATTACCGATATCGGCAGCATCACCAGCCACCTGGCCTCCGTGGCCAGGGAGTTTGGGATTCCGGCTATCTTCGATACTGACAAGGCCACTTCCACTCTGGCTCACGGAGACCAAGTTACCCTTCAGGGAGAAACCACCACGGTCTATAAAGGCATCGTCGAGGAACTGGTCGGCAATTTTCAACTCCCTCAAAATAGGATTTTTGAAAGTCCGGTCCATCACCGGCTTAGAACCATCCTGGATTTAATTTCTCCTCTGAATCTTACCGATCCTCACCACCCCTCCTTTTCTCCGGAAGGATGCCGGACTTTTCAAGATCTCGTCCGTTTTACTCATGAACAGGCCGTAAAAGAAATGTTCGGCCTGGTGGATACTGCCGGCAGCAAATCCGTCGCGATACGCTTAAAGACCAACATCCCTTTAGTTCTTTATCTCCTGGATTTAGGAGGAGGGCTCAAGGAAGGTTTGTCTACCTGCGACTCCATAAATCCCGACCATATTGAATCCATTCCGATGAAAGCCGTCTGGAAAGGCTTCACCCATCCTGGCATCACCTGGGCCGGATCGATAAATTTTGACATGAAAAAATTTATGACCTTGATGGCCGTGGCGGCTACCTCGGAATTTGGCGAAACCCCTGGGGGGGATAGTTATGCCCTGCTATCCAGGGACTACCTGAATTTCAGCGCCAAATTCGGTTATCATTTTGCTACGGTGGATTGCTTGTGTGGTGAGTACAGTAGCCAAAATTATATTGCCCTGCAATTTGCCGGGGGCGCGGGGAATTATAGGGGACGCTCCTTGAGGGTAATTTTCCTGGCCGACATCTTAAAAAAATTGGGCTTTGAGATCACCATCCAGGGAGATTTATTGGAAGCCTCCCTAATCGGATACAATCGAAGGTCCATGGAAGAAAAGCTGGACCAGGTGGGCAGACTGTTGGCCTGCAGCCGTCTCTTAGACATGGCCCTAAATAGTCAGGGAGACATCCAGCGTTTGACCGATCGGTTTTTTAAAGAAGAATATGATTTTTTGACCGGCCCGCAGCAAGAAAGATTAGAGGGCTTTTTTGTTCAAACCGGGGAATGGAAACAGAGCACTGAAGACGGCCAAACCGTCTTTCTTCAGGATGGCTCCAAATCAGGGTTGTTTTTGTTTTCGGGTTTGGTGGGTGCAGTCAGTAAGGTTGTGGGAACTTCCACCCAGGAGTTGCTGGATAACATCGAAGCCTATTATTATTTCCCCCTGGCTATCGCTAAGAACAGCGAAATGGCCGATGGAATGGCCCAAGTTCAGGTCAAGGCCATTAAAGGGAGCATTGATCGGGCCGGAGGACTCGCCTTTGGAATAAAAAATTCAGGAAATTATCTTGTCTTTCGCATCAACGCCCTGGAAGACAATGTGATTCTCTTTGAATATATTAACAATAAACGCTTTCAGCGGGCTTCAGTAAAAATAAAGATCGATTCCAATCGTTGGTATGGGCTCAAGGTGGAAATCAAAGGTCCACACCTGACAGGATATGCTGATGATGAACCGGTCTTGGAATATGAAGCTCAGACCCCTATCAAGGGGCATGTGGGCCTTTGGACCAAGGCCGATTCGGTAACGGTCTTACGTGAGCTTACCTACGGGGGCCAAAAAAAAATCTAA
- a CDS encoding transcriptional repressor: MIKPKSQFRRYLGEQGLKMTPERERILEEIFATEGHFEADELTFRLRGKGEKISKATVYRTLPLLVKAGLIKEVIHGEKHLHYEHVHDGEGHHDHLICLKCGKITEFEEPALRKIEKQVCQKNGFTPEKVLFEIFGYCPGCQ, encoded by the coding sequence ATGATCAAGCCGAAATCGCAATTCAGAAGATATTTGGGTGAGCAGGGTCTAAAAATGACCCCGGAGCGGGAGCGGATCTTAGAGGAGATCTTTGCTACCGAGGGCCACTTTGAGGCCGATGAGCTGACCTTTCGTCTTCGGGGGAAAGGAGAAAAAATCTCCAAGGCCACGGTGTACCGGACTTTACCCCTTCTGGTCAAGGCCGGGTTGATCAAAGAGGTGATCCATGGGGAGAAGCACCTCCATTATGAGCATGTCCATGACGGAGAGGGCCACCATGATCATTTGATCTGCCTGAAATGCGGGAAAATTACTGAATTTGAAGAGCCGGCCTTAAGGAAAATCGAAAAACAGGTCTGTCAAAAAAATGGGTTCACTCCTGAAAAGGTCCTATTTGAGATTTTTGGTTATTGTCCGGGCTGTCAATAA
- a CDS encoding type II toxin-antitoxin system HicB family antitoxin — protein MKKLATYKSFHYRMEIEYDQNDRVYFVSFPDLPGCVMHAETLEEAVKAAHEVKDEWLTTAYEKGWKIPEPSRHQETTGRLTLRVPRYIHKKIMETAEKEGVSQNQLLLSFISEKLAYR, from the coding sequence ATGAAAAAATTAGCCACCTATAAATCATTTCATTATCGAATGGAAATAGAATATGATCAAAATGACCGTGTATATTTTGTCAGCTTCCCCGACCTTCCTGGCTGCGTGATGCATGCAGAAACACTGGAAGAAGCGGTAAAGGCTGCGCATGAGGTTAAGGACGAATGGCTGACCACGGCTTATGAGAAAGGGTGGAAAATACCGGAACCCTCACGCCATCAGGAAACAACTGGAAGGCTTACTCTGAGAGTGCCCCGGTATATCCACAAAAAGATAATGGAAACCGCAGAAAAAGAAGGGGTCAGTCAAAATCAATTGCTCCTTTCCTTCATATCCGAAAAATTAGCCTATCGATAA
- a CDS encoding transporter — MVRKLIIIGLVLFYSTPALAAHPLITDDTGTQGQGNFQIEVNSEFGHSDGSGITEDTFSITNVLSYGILDQLDVVLGVPYLQIRTEGSGTIATERGISDTSLEVKWRFYERDGFSLALKPGILLPTGDDSKGLGNGRVNYSFFFIGTKELEPWAFHLNLGYKRHQNGVDERVDIWHASLASEIKLTKTLKAVANIGTERNPDPSSDMHPAFILGGLIYSLTEKINLDLGANLGLNRADHYYSFLAGISFKF; from the coding sequence ATGGTAAGAAAGTTAATAATAATTGGCTTAGTTTTGTTTTACTCAACCCCGGCCCTGGCCGCCCATCCCCTGATTACCGATGATACCGGTACCCAGGGCCAGGGAAACTTCCAGATTGAAGTGAACAGTGAATTCGGCCATAGCGACGGGTCTGGAATAACAGAAGATACTTTTTCGATCACTAACGTCCTGTCTTATGGGATATTGGATCAATTGGACGTTGTCCTCGGTGTTCCCTATTTGCAGATCAGAACGGAGGGCTCCGGAACTATTGCTACGGAAAGAGGGATCTCGGACACCTCCCTTGAAGTAAAGTGGCGATTTTATGAAAGAGATGGTTTTAGTTTGGCCCTAAAACCGGGAATATTACTGCCCACCGGAGATGATTCCAAGGGACTCGGAAACGGCAGGGTGAATTACAGCTTCTTTTTCATCGGTACTAAAGAATTAGAACCCTGGGCTTTTCATCTGAATCTGGGGTATAAAAGACATCAAAACGGGGTGGATGAGAGAGTCGACATCTGGCATGCCTCTCTGGCCTCTGAAATAAAACTGACCAAGACCCTCAAGGCCGTTGCTAATATCGGGACGGAAAGAAACCCTGATCCGTCTTCCGATATGCACCCCGCCTTTATCCTGGGAGGGCTTATCTATTCCCTGACCGAAAAAATCAACCTCGATCTCGGAGCGAATCTCGGGCTGAACAGGGCGGACCATTACTATTCCTTTCTGGCGGGAATATCGTTTAAGTTTTAA
- a CDS encoding chromate resistance protein, giving the protein MKWITRSHVHVDRVACPWLITRFIDSDARFLFVPKKRVLEIAEKEGAVAFDTPGAELHHRDALCTFDVIIKEFELTDPALLRMARVINAADTNRLNADPLAAGFEAIAVGFGLRYPDDQENLERQFEVYDALYAWCRLDVAGSGSKG; this is encoded by the coding sequence ATGAAATGGATAACCCGTTCCCATGTCCACGTCGACCGAGTGGCTTGTCCCTGGTTGATCACCCGGTTTATTGACTCGGATGCCCGATTTCTTTTTGTTCCAAAGAAGAGGGTTTTGGAAATCGCAGAAAAGGAAGGCGCTGTTGCTTTCGATACACCGGGGGCCGAATTGCATCACCGGGACGCCCTCTGCACTTTCGATGTGATCATCAAGGAGTTTGAATTGACCGATCCGGCCCTGCTGCGGATGGCCAGGGTCATTAATGCTGCAGACACCAACCGGCTTAACGCCGATCCTCTGGCTGCCGGCTTTGAAGCCATCGCCGTAGGCTTCGGCCTGCGCTATCCCGACGACCAGGAAAACCTCGAGCGCCAATTCGAAGTCTATGACGCCCTTTATGCCTGGTGCCGTCTGGATGTGGCCGGGAGCGGATCGAAAGGATAA
- a CDS encoding MFS transporter: MASPDTPTTRTARITDFLALQRSTVGLLGMVVLVGMGERMAERFLPIYLMALGGGALTIGLLQAMDNLLSALYSFPGGYLADRIGTKRSLLVFNLVAMTGFGLVIVIPSWQAVLVGAVLFISWSAISLPATMSLMYKVLPQNKRTMGVTMHSLVRRIPMALGPLVGGVFIGVWGERNGVRLAFGAALALAGVALVLQQRLLTDDTSGTKSPAEACGLRPEKNPLKLLRLMNPAMKGLLVTDILIRFCEQIPYAFVVIWCMKTIAEPVSAVQFGFLTTIEMATAVLVYIPVAYLADRCHKKPFVLITFIFFTFFPLVLLYSRTFEWLLLAFVLRGLKEFGEPTRKSLIMDLSPKSCQAGMFGLYYLIRDVFVSVAALGGAFLWQNSPEVNFITAFVFGIIGTVGFAVWGRDMMVPDKISVNIRANQ, translated from the coding sequence ATGGCGTCCCCGGACACCCCAACCACCCGCACCGCCCGGATCACCGACTTCCTCGCACTGCAACGCAGCACCGTCGGATTGCTTGGCATGGTGGTGCTGGTGGGTATGGGGGAGCGAATGGCCGAACGTTTTCTGCCCATCTACCTGATGGCCCTGGGGGGCGGCGCCCTGACTATCGGCCTGCTCCAGGCCATGGACAACCTGCTTTCGGCCCTGTACAGCTTTCCCGGCGGTTACCTGGCAGACCGTATCGGTACTAAAAGGTCGCTGCTGGTCTTTAATCTGGTGGCTATGACCGGTTTCGGCCTGGTGATCGTGATCCCTTCCTGGCAGGCGGTCCTGGTCGGGGCGGTGCTCTTTATCTCCTGGTCGGCCATCTCGCTACCGGCCACCATGAGCCTGATGTACAAGGTGCTCCCCCAAAACAAGCGCACCATGGGGGTGACCATGCACTCGCTGGTGCGTCGCATCCCCATGGCGCTGGGGCCGTTGGTCGGCGGGGTCTTTATCGGCGTCTGGGGCGAGCGAAACGGGGTTCGTCTGGCCTTTGGGGCGGCGCTGGCGCTGGCGGGGGTGGCCCTGGTGCTTCAACAGCGCCTCCTTACCGACGATACCTCCGGAACAAAATCCCCGGCAGAGGCCTGCGGTCTCAGGCCGGAAAAAAACCCGCTGAAATTGCTGCGGTTGATGAACCCGGCCATGAAGGGACTCCTGGTCACCGACATCCTGATCCGCTTTTGCGAACAGATCCCTTATGCCTTCGTGGTGATCTGGTGTATGAAGACCATCGCCGAGCCGGTATCCGCCGTTCAATTCGGGTTTCTCACCACGATTGAAATGGCCACGGCGGTATTGGTCTATATCCCGGTGGCCTACCTGGCGGACAGGTGTCACAAGAAGCCTTTTGTTCTTATTACCTTTATCTTTTTCACCTTCTTCCCCCTGGTGCTTCTGTACAGCCGAACATTCGAATGGCTCCTGCTCGCTTTTGTCCTCAGGGGCCTGAAAGAATTCGGCGAGCCTACCCGCAAATCCCTGATTATGGATCTCTCCCCAAAAAGCTGCCAGGCGGGCATGTTCGGGCTCTACTACCTGATCCGGGACGTTTTTGTATCCGTCGCCGCCCTGGGCGGAGCGTTTTTATGGCAAAACAGCCCGGAGGTTAACTTCATCACGGCCTTCGTCTTCGGGATCATCGGCACGGTCGGTTTCGCGGTTTGGGGTCGAGACATGATGGTCCCCGACAAAATATCGGTGAACATAAGAGCTAACCAATAA